The Caldisericum sp. genomic interval TATATCTTTTCAGGCGGAAAGGTTAACCCCCTTATTGGTTCTGCAGGAGTTTCAGCTGTCCCTATGGCAGCAAGGGTGTCTCAGAAAGTTGGTCAGGAAGAAAACCCAGGAAACTTCCTTCTTATGCATGCAATGGGTCCGAATGTCTCAGGAGAATAGGGACTGCAGTTGTTGCAGGAATCCTTATAACACTTCTTACGTATTGAATTGATATATCAAAATGCTTAAAGGGCGGAGGAATTTCCTCCGCTTATTTTTTTATTTGCAAGCCTGAAACGCAGATTTATGCTGTTTGC includes:
- a CDS encoding sodium ion-translocating decarboxylase subunit beta, producing the protein YIFSGGKVNPLIGSAGVSAVPMAARVSQKVGQEENPGNFLLMHAMGPNVSGE